In one Rhopalosiphum padi isolate XX-2018 chromosome 3, ASM2088224v1, whole genome shotgun sequence genomic region, the following are encoded:
- the LOC132925947 gene encoding zinc finger MYM-type protein 1-like codes for MESVNEVGKKKASGSKNRKRAKENAQKNALLVSKMPKLQNYFFKLETVETGCLGNNIDDQMLISGSVNDPNKNKELVNLHEQASEFNDLDEIDLHNDQKYSDREHRAKNLVYLETDPAKWILNKNSLYYFYCLLFAQNETAFSHQGKGFINWKKCLDYVKNHEKNQIHLRSVKLWFSKQSENLETIDKQLKIEIQKEESYWQQVIHRLIETIIFLSSRGLAFRGDDQILGSGHNGNYLGCLELISKFDPFLSTHIDKYANKGKGTVSYLSNTICDDLILTMTKTVLENIVQEIITSKYFSIIIDSTPDISKVDQLTVAIRYILPDGSPVERFLGFLPSVGHKAKDMELAILHFFSDLGIYMKNCRGQSYDNAQNMSGIYNGLQSRIKKSSSTAEFVPCSAHSLNLVGTFAAEETSVGNRFFMITQGLYTFFSGSTSRWKILENELNSIPNSTLLKNLCPTRWSSRYFVCKSIKNGYKKIVVALQNISEDVSQRPATRHEALALFKKMKNLEFTFMLVLWTHILERFNMTSKSLQRVDMDLLSVICFPMILKDKKKGLYFYYYEGGSEDIMFSEKENMKIKTFFPIIDALISNLNKRKEAYNELNEKFGFFLHLEDIDQTEFKLRAEKLVNIYEDDLDIEFVEELLQFKQMVLCMPESQKNSFHALLKALIKYNISSTFPSIEIALKIFTCMPCSNASGERSFSVLKRVKTYLRSSLANEKTSSLSLLCMESKVVKNIDWSTLVKRFAKDKARKKL; via the exons ATGGAGTCAGTGAATGAAGTCGGAAAAAAGAAAGCTAGTGGCAGTAAAAATAGAAAGAGAGCAAAAGAAAATGCTCAAAAAAATGCTTTGCTTGTTTCAAAAATGCCTAAattgcaaaattatttttttaaattagagacAG ttgAGACTGGATGTTTGggaaataatattgatgatcAAATGCTTATTTCTGGTtctg TTAACGaccctaataaaaataaagagttGGTGAATTTACATGAACAAGCATCAGAATTTAATGACCTAGATGAGATTGACTTACAcaat GATCAGAAATATTCAGATAGAGAACACAGGGCTAAAAATTTGGTTTACCTTGAAACTGATCCAGCCAAAtggattttaaata AAAAttctttatactatttttactgtCTTCTATTTGCACAAAATGAAACTGCATTTAGTCATCAAGGTAAAGGATTTATAAACTGGAAAAAATGTTTAGACTAtgttaaaaatcatgaaaaaaatcaaattcatcTTAGATCTGTGAAATTATGGTTTTCCAAACAATCTGAAAATCTAGAAACTATAGACAAACAgcttaaaattgaaattcagAAAGAAGAATCATATTGGCAACAAGTAATTCATCGTTTAATAGAAACTATTATTTTCTTATCATCTAGAGGACTTGCATTTAGAGGTGATGATCAAATCCTAGGTTCTGGGCACAATGGAAATTATTTAGGATGTCTTGAATTAATCTCTAAATTTGATCCATTTCTTTCTACTCATATTGACAAGTATGCAAATAAAGGCAAAGGAACTGTGTCATATTTGTCGAATACCATTTGTGACGATTTAATTTTAACCATGACTAAAactgttttagaaaatattgttcAGGAAATTATAActtctaaatatttttcaattatcatAGACTCTACACCTGATATATCAAAAGTTGATCAACTTACAGTTGCAATAAGATATATTCTACCAGACGGTTCACCTGTTGAACGTTTTTTGGGATTTTTACCTTCGGTTGGTCATAAGGCAAAAGATATGGAATTGGCTATACTTCACTTTTTTTCTGATCTTGGGATTTACATGAAAAACTGTAGAGGACAAAGTTATGACAATGCTCAAAATATGTCTGGAATTTATAATGGATTACAATCCCGTATAAAAAAAAGCTCTTCTACTGCTGAATTTGTGCCTTGTTCGGCGCACTCGTTGAATTTAGTTGGTACATTTGCAGCTGAAGAGACTAGTGTAGGTAATCGGTTTTTTATGATCACTCAAGgtttgtatacttttttttctggTTCTACATCACGTTGGAAGATCTTAGAAAATGAACTTAATTCTATTCCTAATTCAACATTGCTTAAAAATTTATGTCCTACAAGATGGTCATCAAGATATTTTGTTTGCAAGTCAAtaaaaaatggttataaaaagATTGTTGTtgcattacaaaatatatcagaaGATGTAAGTCAGAGGCCTGCTACAAGACATGAAGCATTAGCTctattcaaaaaaatgaaaaacctaGAATTTACATTCATGTTAGTCTTGTGGACACATATATTAGAAAGATTCAACATGACCAGCAAAAGTTTACAACGTGTTGATATGGATTTATTATCGGTG ATTTGTTTCCCAATGATtttaaaagacaaaaaaaaagggctgtatttttattattatgaaggaGGTTCGGAAGATATTATGTTTTCAGAAAAAGAAaacatgaaaattaaaacattttttcctaTCATTGATGCTTTAatcagtaatttaaataaacgaaaaGAAGCGTACaatgaattaaatgaaaaatttggattttttttacatttagaaGACATAGACCAAACTGAGTTTAAATTAAGAGCTGAAAAGTTAGTAAATATATACGAAGATGACTTAGATATTGAATTTGTTGAAGAATTATTACAGTTTAAACAAATGGTTTTGTGTATGCCAGAAAGTCAAAAAAATTCTTTTCACGCTTTATTGAaagcattaataaaatataatataagttctaCATTTCCATCGATAGAAATTGcccttaaaatatttacatgcaTGCCTTGTTCAAATGCTAGTGGTGAACGCTCATTTTCTGTTTTGAAAAGAGTAAAAACATATCTCCGTTCATCATTAGCTAATGAAAAAACATCATCTTTATCATTATTGTGCATGGAGTCAAAAGTTGTAAAGAATATTGATTGGAGTACTTTAGTCAAGAGATTTGCCAAAGATAAagcaagaaaaaaattgtaa